Genomic segment of Apostichopus japonicus isolate 1M-3 chromosome 8, ASM3797524v1, whole genome shotgun sequence:
ATGGAAATACGAACACATGAGATATATATCAAAGCTAATAACTACAAAGAGTATAATACAATTATTAGATAATGACGTGTTGAAATCCTTCTAACCACCAATATACATTGTATTCCAGATTAAAAGACAACGTTAATGCGAAAATAACTCGAAATATCCATTGAATTTTGACCCCTGTCGTGTTCATAGCGTGATTAATTTGTTGGTTTTGGAAGTTCGTGGCAATTGTTGAGATAACTCTGGTTAATAATGCTGGTATATTTGATTGTTTTACTCGATGATAAATCTCCCCAGTTACAATGCTTATCGACACCTCTTCGGACGACTGCCACTGGTATCACTCTTCTATCGTGTGACTGACAAAGTTATATTTGCAATTAGACAAACAATCAATTAAGTATTGATCAATTAAGGTAGATATTAAAGATATATTAATACCACGTTgaccaaaaataaatatatactaaaATTACTTCTTGATCACTTTAAATCTGGGGATTAATTAAAGTGTATAGCTAAATTTCAAGTGAGTGAACAATGACGCGACAGGCACGTGGTTATTAAGCTCTGTCTGCTCATTCTTGGTAagactttaaaggcattgaagactcgccccaaaccgcgtgccgcgctctgaataagttaactttccgttgcttgcaagtgaagttttcttcttgtcgctacaaaatgaagacagtaatgaaacgtgataccttgttatctttgatcTAGACcggagatgtccacgctgctatgtacactatgttgtgggtattgaccgtagctgtatgtattgactgtacactagtgtctaattaccgacggtagcaagctgtgtgtgtattttctgggatcgatggtggtgtctaacacttctgttacacctcattcgaaactaggtcagattaccggcatgagacatttctttgtgcgcgagtcgtCACACCCCGTTTAAAGGGACATTCTCGTGGTAGAAAATGTGACCacttagcatatatatatacggaaaagaaaatattccacactgttaatTGAAAACACGATATCgatatcttgtccctaactcaaGAAAAAGTTGAATGAACGGTACTCAGTTTGACTGTTTATACCTTCCATTTTGCCCTGGGATGGATTACAGTAGGTGGTATGTGGTGTTATATTGACACATGTTGTTCTATAAAAGGCATTATATTttcttaaaaggattgtctggtggcccaaagaagttaccttaaaaaatgataaataattttccaaacatgttgccaaaatatgagaacgctaatgttgcatttgacagagaaacaattttttaatcgttaaggatagaCACTTCAAATATGacttgaacagtacagaacgtgacgtcagctatgctaatcttcttgttgatttatctttgAAACCTGACACATACATTTATGCCTAACTGTCCAGGTTCTATGTGTTTAGAATTTCACCAAAATGCAAACTTCTTTCGTATAGGAAAATTCATTCCTCTGTTGacaggcacgtagccaggaacttgacaagggaggggcgaaactgtagattcggcattgcaaactatctaagcgtagcaccaccataattggcgcgaagcgtacaagaaaattttggctgaaaatgcctcccagatcgctggaaatggcacttcccaggccttgtaagttgcatcgtagcattttctcttttgaaaatactagcgatatcctaaaaacgttaaaaaaaatattaaaaatatgctcaaggaggGGGCGActtcccccttcgcccccccccccttggctacgcgcctgtctgTTGATCTGTGAATAAGTGAGTTCAACAttgcaaagagaaaaaaaactgttcgTTTATAGAACACACGACGTCAGGTTTTAGTCAGCCAGGAACTGAAACTGTCAAACATTTAGGTTCCAGAAGTTTTATACAGTCTTATTAAGCTTTCAATACAGAACTACGTAACAGTTGGTAAAATTAACCGTGCTCTTTGTCGGCTTTACATCTACTATAGGCTATCCAGCAATTCATGTTAACAGTTTTCCAAACCCCTTTCTTAGAGATTTCTCTAGGTTTTGAGGGATTGTCAACTAGGGGATTATGTGTGTAGGTACCTGCTGACGGTGGGTATTAGTGTGCGTGTTTGGTGACTTCCATAAGCATACGTGTTAACTGATATGCTGACCtataaatataattgaaatattaacGAAGGACAGATAAGAGCTGGTGAGGGCGCATTTTACTTAATAACAACATGCATAGTCACGATTCTATTATTGTATATGATTCATATACGAGGGCGCTATTCATGTCGTTTCGTTCCTACACATAACGTAGTATACTGTATAGCAGGgattccctaactggggtgcatgaatccccaggggtgcgtgagtccatcccattggggttcgtgagacgtttctgaaagtcaaaactagggTACTTTTTGTTAAACTAGCTTCTGatattcatataatttagtaatgtacaaactcttttcgcgttccatacgcatatgttgccatagtagtaccgtaccgtgcatgtaaTAAAAAACAGGAGCATCCGTGATCGATGCGTGATACAATTCGttatctgatcttgaagtttccaataaatatttgttcatcccTTGTTATTtgttcattacaatattacactatgaacttgatcttttacgaagcactgttatgcgtattaataaaaaaaaatgactcaGATCgagtctcgaaaagttgggggttcgtggacaactctgacatccacagggggttcgttgGGGGGGGGTAAAGTTTGGGAACCCTGCTGTATAGGATGGTTGTGTAGATCACCTCTATATTCCTCTCTACGTATGATGTTTCTAGAACTACCATGCAGGGAGGTTTTAAACTACACGTAATTGATTTTTCAAGTTTGGCACACGTACAGTGACGTATAGGAAGCTTCCAGAAAGTACTTTCTGGAAGCTTCCTATACGTCACTGTACGTGTGCCTCCACGTGGAGGGGAGGGAGACAGTAAAAATCGAAGGGTCCCACCACTTCCAAGTGTATAATATCCAATAGTTTGTGTACCTCTTATGAGGTAAATGTAATTGACGGTTAATAATTTAATTGCTTGAATTCTTCTGACTAATTCAAAGGATCATGCGGTACGATGCAGCGATTCGATATagaatgtatttatatttaGAATAATGAGGGAAGGGACCATGACAGAAAGAcattctcctcctcctcttttgaAATAGAGGTCATAGCTATAACGCAACTTGCCTCCTCATTGTTCCTCCGCCAATGCTCTCTCCGGCCCATCGCTCTTACAACCGGGCGGCGTGGGTTGAAATTTTACTCTTTctcattatgtatgtatgtatgtatatgtgatcttcccgcaagcaggaactcgcgaaagaagccatggaggcttatagactcgcaagttgaccgaagccaatctctcggcacacatccatttaacgtccatgtcgggaagttgttattgaacccttgccagacgacacacattgctgtcggcggggaatcgaaccggggatctcatgactgggagacgccggcgtaaCCACTAGACTATACACTCCGCCATTACTAGATGCTTTCACTGATTAAAGCTTGTCACTTGCACAATTCAGTTATATATGATAAGATCATGACAAAACAGCAAACTGTTACCACGTGACTAGGATGATTTGGTTCATTCCTCTGCTTTGATGGTTTGTAGTAAGGAGATTGCAGTTCAGAGTAAGAAGTTCAATATGACAAAGTAATTTTCATTACTATCAATAACAGCACAGCGTTTGGTTAGATTGTTTCTTTATGACATTAACCATCTCTAGATATAGACATTCTTTCCTTCCCAGACATTTCgcacctatttttttttcttttaaagacgGCTAGAAAAAAATCGACGTGACGTAGTTAGTGTTAGATAATGCTAGGATTTCAACGTAGAGTAGTCCATGCATATGAATGAGTAGGCCTATAATGCAGCAAAATTGCAAAGGGATGCAGTGCCTATATATTACACCACGCACACTGCAGTAGACGGCATTTGCTTCAATCCATGGACTTAGTCCCCCGTGACGGGCCATGgggattccccctcccccaatcatGATGCTCGACCTCCAGTTTCTCCAAGCCGGTTGAGGTAACACAAAACTGGGAAAGAAGAGGGTTGGACATGTTCCCCTAACCCCCTAAATTTGTTCGTGATGTGCATTTTATACAAGTGCGTGTTTGCACTTCCAAAATTTCTGCCCCAAAGCTGCTCCCTTGCAAGgagaaaaacaacaatattttgTCGTTGTTGTTCTTATTTTGGGGACCGGGTTGGGGTTGTATTATTTTCAATTGTCCTATGACAAGATAATCAACTGAGCAAAGAAATGCTTATTTCTTTAGGTTTACATTCACAATATAGCAGAAGTGCAATTGTGCCCACTCATATATCCCACCATCCAAAGCAATATAGAGAGGAATTGGAACTGAAATAGTTTCTACTTTCACAGCTTTGTGTTTGCTGGAAGGAAGTTACGACAGGTATAAGTACGTGTATGTATACTATAGACTTAGTGATGAACATTGCATGGAACGTAATGGTGGTGTGAGGGGAAGGTGGGAGGTAAAAATAGACACAAACTTCAAacgattttaatttttttgtaaaatgtcCTTTTTAATTTTTCGTTATAAACTTCACACAATCAAAACTAAAATCATGATACCATATCGTTGGAGGTTGTGAGACCTTGACATGTGTGTTCTGGTTCAACTGAGGTTGTGAACATTATGCATAGTGGGTCTTCCTTGGCTTCACCAAGAAATAGATCAGTTTAATTCATCCAttgtgaaacaattaaagaatttTGTTAGCACGATCCATCATAGTCAGTTTATGCTCTGTCCATCATAATCTTGCCACTAACGCCACCAAACTCGACGGTATATATGAGTTGATTGCCAACAATTTCCCGCTTCATGACGGCTCCGCCCTCACCCCTCATAACTAGGGCGTCACCTTCCCAGGCTGAGTTACCCTTGACGGCCCTACCGAAGAGTTCTGTGCTGTATGGTCCTGGTACACTGAAGGTGTTGGTCCCAACTTGACCGAGACCACCGGTGGTAGTGATGGCGAAGTTGTTGCCATCTTGTTTGATAGTGACGGTGGCGCCCTGGAGCTTAGCGGGATCGCGCTTCTCCTCTGGGACTCCGAATTTGTCTAGGACGGCCTTCAAACCATCGAAACCAGCGACCTTGAATGATCCGTTCAAATCAGGCATGATGAACTGTTTAAGGAAAGGTAAAACATATTATATACTATTTCAATATTTCACTGTGTATAGACTGTAGACATGGATAGGAGACAAGAAAATGTCAAAGTggtgtttgatgtatgtttgtctgtctgtctgtccgtctgtctgtagtctgtctgtctgtctgtccatctgtctgtctgtctgtttattTTGTCTGTCACTATATCTCTGTTCATCAACCAGTTTGTCTTTAAACATTCTGCCGTCTGAcaaacgttttttgtttgtttttttgtttagcTGTATGTCTGTTTTCGCAGCGCTATTTCTGTATCTCACAATGACCGCATTTTTAAACCATTAATTCGTTAGAGTTCCTCTGTAACTGCAGTATGAAGCGTTTACCGACCTTTTTCAGCGTCGCGGAGCCCTTTGTACCTGTTCtgctttaattgttttaatcGTATATAGGTGCATCAACTTAAGTGGTGATAATTGTTTAAGTTAAGTACACACGATACGTTAATCTTTACATGTTATCGTTATAGTCCCGTTATCTGCTTTATTAGCTTAAATTAACTACAAATAGATTTGATTGTTGAGACTGCAAGCTTTTGATTTACTTAGTTTAACAGTTTCTTATTTGCTAAAGGGTCCAAGGCACTTTTGGACAACCAACCACAATAATAACTTTGCTTGTGTTCTTTATGATATATTGTTAGGAGGTGTTTTCGAAGATCAGACGATATATTCAACACCATAGTTATCTAACTATCAGTTGTGTTAACTTAATGAATCACAAACACAGACATTGAAGAGTATTCAACAGGGACGCAACCTGGCGATTTTTGTACCGAGGGGTGGTGtatgggggagggagaggggctCATATGTTAAGTCGTTTAGGGGATGCGTCTACGGAGAGAGATGTCCCCTCTTTTAGAActtttggtaaaatggaggATACTTAAATGCAATTTTCTTGCAACTTTTGAATtgatgttgaagaattttcgactgtttaggttgtaccgCATATACATGTTTAACATTTATTGCACTGTACACTAGATATTTTTAAATGTCCTGTCTGccaaaggggtgggggaggggggactgAACTTAGTTTGAACCAATCTAATCAATATTAAATGTTTCTATAGGGCTCTCGTAAATTTCTAGTCAGACATATTTTAATTCGTCAATCACGTTAACACATtgataaaattatttttctttgacCACTATACTACAACAGTCTTTACACTTGTTATCACCTGTTCGTATCGCCGCTAAAAAAGATCGAGTACAATATATCAATGCACGTGGATACATAATCATAAGATCAAAAACATACACAGGAACTCATAAATCATTAATATCATTATAGCGCGTAAACCTGCATAATATGCTCAATATCCAAAAATATATGAACGTTGAAGAAATGAAACGctggtgacatattttttgttgtatCTGGTAGCAGCAGGGTATATATAAGAAGGCTATATACCACATTATATCAAGGCACTATACAGTGAAAAATGATGTTTATTTGCAATGTACAAATCATATCTAATAAGAGCTTGAAATGTAACTTTAATAAAAAATGCCATATTGTACACGGATACCTCAGCAACGTAGCAACTGTTCTATAATTTCAAAAAGGACTCCGACAAATGAATCTAAATAAATTTAAACTGTTCCATAATTTCAAAAAGAACTCGACAAATGAATCTAAATAAATTTAAACCCTTATGGGTCAACACTTAGAGCATAAAGGTTTAAAAATATATCTGCATTATCGTTCAACCCATGTAACTATTTTCCGAATATTTCTTTAGTTTTAAATGAAATAAGGTTTCTTACCTTAAATTTGGTTCTTTTACACAAAGTTGGAGAGTTGTGAAATTGTTCGTCTGCTGCAAGGACTTCGGAGTGCTTGCTAAGGGGCTGATAACTGCTTTTAATAGCGTTACAATCTACGCTGTTGTCACGTGGTGTGATCCTTTGATTTTCATTGGACAAGACAAATAACGATTAGCAGTACAGATATGAAAAGTTCAAAAGTTGGCCGTGCTATTGATAAGATATAATTGTACTTACCGTTAAAACTAATTGTTATATTGTGAATAAGGTAAGCCAAAGCTTTGTAAGCTGTGGTTAGAGATATGGTCTTATCAAAGTGATTTGCCCACTGCACGCAAAGGCTCTGAAGAAGGGCTTCACAAGGGCTAGACTACTTAGTTGCAAAATGCATTAGATGAAAATCGACATAGTCTAAAGGGAACCATGCctaaaccaccccccccccctgccttaTTCCTCTTCACAACTCACATTTCCATCCCAATTTGataaccgtatatatatatatatatatatataaatatatatatatatatatatatatatatatatgtgtgtgtatttatatatatatattatatatatatattaatatatttatatatatttttatatatatatatatatatatatatatatatatatatatatatatatatatatatatatatatatatatatatatatatatatatatatatatatatatatatttattgacaGTTATAtacaaagccagtttatacgcattcacacaccagtagaattaAGGTCTGTGACAAAAGATTCGGGGCAAAAtgtgtcaccaaaacagaactagcattgttcgatacaggtgacagtTGCCTACAGTGGAttaacgaccttccttaccggtttcgaaacGTTAAACGTGCACTCAGCGTCCATAatctagtggttagggtgtccgcatataatgcgggaggcccgggttcgaatccggTTGGAGGCCATGTCGTTGGTGCGTGCGTAAATTAAACGATGCGGTAGGAATGAGGAAAACCTTGATTCCTCCTCCACATGCGATTTCTGAGGGTTATTGGTTGATAAAACCGTGGAATTTGGTCATCAGAATATCTGTCCACTCTAAACTCTTTACTTTTACAATTTTCCCACTGTCTCTCCATAACACTGTTCTGCTAATATCCATCCACCCGCTCCATCCCCGCTTCAACGCAAAAAAAGGGGCCTCTGCGGCTCAGTGAATCGCTAGTCTGACGATATAAAGACAACACAATAGGAAGGAAAATCTCCATAGCAAAGTTCCATAACCTCTCTCCCTACCCAGTGACGGAGCTGAGGTATtagtcagggggggggcgagaatggtctgttggggcgctttcgacactatctatgcagagcgccaccacaggttggcgtgtAGCGTACATAATTCTAAGttaagatactccctagatcaccggaaatgaccctttccggaccttgctaatttgcagataaacgacgaataaataggtgtcatcgccattttgtcagaaaattacaccaacaaaatgtgacaaatgtcaataggtatttgagagcgcaataaaaaagtcaataatcgtgaataagtaaaaagtggtaaaaagctgaaaagggcttTATGGACGCTCCACCATTGCCCCAACCGACCTCCCCAAAGACGATATTTCCCATATACCCAATCCCAATCAGTTCATGATCTTCGCAGTTAGCCTAACGTTTAGTAATAGCTCGTCTGATCATTATTATAGTCTATTTTACACACATAGGCATATATGAGCAACCAGCTCAAATGTATTTACTTAATAAAACCTTGCACGCTCACCAAGGAGTAGATCCGATCATTACAGCTAGCTAGTTATTATAAAGGTGTCTAGGTTATCGATGACATGAGATTACAACATAATACAATCTGTTAGAACATGAACTTTGATATTCTGAGTCATGTATTACACTATATATGCACTGTTTCAATTATTAGCATGCTATCAGTAATTTGTAGATTTGGTTTTatactttctttcattttctatcAGCTATCATAGATTTCAGATAGGATGGCGTCTGAAATGGAAGTCTATCAATTAGCAAGGTTAATATCAAAAACGTCTTTCATATCTACATATAATAATGTTTGTTTGCtcatcacgtgaatatatacgTAACTCTGCAGGAGTTATTATTTGTGGGGTTTTAAACAAGTGAAGCTGGCTCTTTGGTAATTCCCCTTACGCCTAATTTCCCAGGTAGGGGTGATATCACAAGTACATCAAGTTTCGTCATATGCTTGAGTTCGAAGATTATGGGATCGAAAACatgttgaaataaaattgcCCTTTACACTCATGGAATTGTTTTTGCTCGGTAACAAGTTCATATTATTCGAACATTACGCTGAGAGGAGTATAGGAACTGAGGTAGGAGCAAAGGGTCAAGTACCccataataatttggtaaactACAAGCCTTAACAGAGAATGCAGAAAATACATTTCCAGATTTTCGCAATTTCAGAGTAATCCCCTTTTCTGCAATTATTTTTGTGCTTCAAAATCGCTATGAAAGCCAACAATGTCTAAAAATGCTAACCTTTTCAAGCATTTTCATCTAATAATATACAGTGCACATGATCGGAAATAATCTTCTATACGCCTCTGAGTATATAGTCGTAATTATAATGCACAATCTGGATTTATCTATGTTTACTTTTCGACACCTTGCTCTGCCAGTCACTGAAGTTGCGGTCATAGAAAAGCAATATCAGTCTCGAAGTCGATCAATGTACACCCAATTTAGCATAATATATAAGCGAGCCTGTCAACAGGATTCTTTGAGCAGCTGAGCGACTGTTTGAAGATGTACTCTTAACAGCATATTATAAACTTAGAAAAGAACCAATCATGAACAGTAATTGTGAACGTGAAACGGATAAGATGTTATTTCTGAATGTATGTTATTTTAGAATTCTAACAATTATCGTAAATGTATACGAATAAACCTCCGCAAATAGTCGAAACAATCATATTGATGAAGGTTTTACTTATATTAAGCTACATCACGGTACACCACGGTCTAGCACCCTGTAGGCTGGTCGCatcatgtatgcttcagtacacggCCGCGGTACCATTAGCACCATGTAGACTGCAGTGGtagccccctgtatgcttcagtacactgggtgTACCTTATCCCCCTGTAGAATGgtggccccctgtatgcttcagtacacagCACCTTAGCACCCTGTAGACTGGTCGCCctctgtatgcttcagtacacggGGTGTATACCTTTAACATACCTTAGAGGGCCGATGAGTGGCGTTtgagaggggaggggcaggggcagGGGGAATGTTCAAGGGGAACCATTCAAGTCGTCAtcggatgggggggggagggggatttaaTCGGGGGAAGCGTCTAAACAAACATCGTGtgaattttttctttcaaatttaaaaagtattaaaaatacATAATCGTgccttttaattttaattttttacctACGTTTGTCTAGGCTAAATATACTTCAGGATTGCCCATTTAAACTCTAAAATGTGTAAGTTTCTTCCGGGGAGCACTTCAAAGAAAAATCTACATTCAGGAAACCCTTAGTCACAGCCCTTGATCCGCCTACAGTCCGTTCTTTAAGGTTCATGCCCCAATTAAATCAttcgggggagggggttgggatTTGGCCCCCACCTTATCATGTGCGCGTGACTGGTCGTGGGTATAACGTTATAACTGAGTAGAAGCGTCTCCAATAAGGCATATTAGCATCTtccgtttagggtagtagcgccACTAATTTACAGTAGCATCGCCGTCTGTAGTAGTAGCATAGTAGCATCGCCTATTTAAAGTAGTAGCGCCAGCTTTAACAGCAGCATCGTCTCTTAGGAGTACTGGTGTGGCAGTAATGAGTGTCCGGGCGTCCGTAGGACACTTATTACTAGGAAATAGTGTCTCATTTGCGTGAATAGTGTCTCAGGGACACTTTCCCTTGCTTTCTACGCCACCGTGGAAAGTGTCCGGGTTCTCTTTAAAGAGCTTTAACGTGGTTCTGTTGAGTGACAAACATTTCTGGCCCTATCTATGTTCCCTTATTACTTAAAAGGAGGTAATTTACTAGCGAAGACCAGGTTGACAATGTTATATATCGGTCAGCATGCACCCTCAAAACTCGGTTAAAGCATAACTAATACTTCCAGTGTCGACTGTTGTGGGAAGAGGcttcaaaatgttattattatcatggagACTACACTCCAGAGGGACGCCAGAGGGACGCTGTCCGCTCTATTTCGATCGTCGACTGTCAGAAGGCTGCATAATGAATGTTAAACTTATCTTCCGAACTAATTAGTCATGTCTGTCTGACTCTGCTGCTTATCAATCGTTACTACCATTAGggtagttgtttggaaggtcggAATTTCTAAACGTTGGAGAAAGATCAACCATGTAGGTTGAAGGTAAATGTATTTCAACCGGTACGCGGCGGCGGAAAGTTCCCCGCCATCCggagcatggaggtcaaatccggggtcagagcagggagttgttatggaaaaactccTGGTCagagtcaatatattttattcagtacGCGGGAAATGTGGAAATCTCTCGCTCTACGTTCTAGGTGTGACAAAGTATTTATTTCACGCATGCgtatttgcattctactgtaaaatgtatacggccaggtcgataacgcggaaacgcggaaaccgcggaaaccgcggaaatcgAGAAACCGGGTTCAATATCAAcggtttccgcggtttccgcgttatcgaccttgctatatagcaaggtcgaaaacgcggaaaccgcggaaacgagaggaatttgtcaagggagggtgacaaagtcttttttttgggcgcatttcagccTATATTCGCCAAAAAGGGGTGCGGGTTTAAAGCTATTTCAGTAaatgtaggtcgaaaacgcggaaatcgtACTTTTACAATGGACGAGTTAGAttattttgtcaagggaggaTAAAGACGTTTTttgagcgcatttcagccaatatgcgccaggaggGGTGGGAAAGggctaaggtttttttttttatactaaatgcaggtcgcaaacgcggaaatgtttttgtaCACAATGAATGGCGAAACTAGAGGATTTGTCAAGGCGGATGGTGAAGAGTTTTCGgcgcatttcagtcaatatgcgccaggaaggtGATGGAGTTGTAGGCTTTTCccctaaatgcaggtcgaaaacacggaaatgtttttaacaaaggcggaactagaggagtttgccaagggagggaaatgaagtgtttttggccggcgcatttcagccaatatgcgccagcaAAGGTGTGGGGATGTGGTTTGAGGCTTTTACACTAAatacaggtcgaaaacgcggaaatgtttttaacaaaggcGGAACTAGGGGagtttgtcaagggagggtgaaaaAGTGTTTTGGCGCATATCAGCTGTAATGCGCCAAGAAGGGGTGgggtaaaataatttattttactaaaagccggtcgaaaacgcggaattGTTTTTTACAATGGCGAAACAAGAGAAACTAGGCACGGTGAAGATGTTTTCTGAGcgtatttcagccaatatgcgccacGAGGGGGTGCGGGAGGGGTGTAGCCTTTTTTAatactaaatgcaggtcgaaaacgcggaaatgtatTTAACAAAGGGTGAACTAGGGGAGTTCGCTAAGGGAGGGAAATGAAGTGTTTTGGTCGGCGCAtgtcagccaatatgcgccagcaAAGGTCTGGGGAGGTGGGTTGAGGCTGTTACACTAAatacaggtcgaaaacgcggaaatgtttttttaacaaTGGTGAAACTAAAGGGTTTTGTGGTGGTTATTCCAGACattaatcaaagaaaatgtGACGTAGGCTATTAATATCAGAGCTTAAGTATTTCGCCATGGCATAAGTCTCAGCATACGAGACTTAAGCTAATAATTGAGTAGAGCTTGATATAAGTACTTCATACCCGACGAATCTAAGTGTTTTCTACATAACGATATCTCAAAtaacaaacttaaaagaaagaGAGTAAACACAAACGGAGGTACAATGGAAATTTTCTGATATAAACACGTATAGAACTAAAACATTAAGCTTTTTCAAGGTCCCgtaacactcattaaagaagtaatgatttagtggtaaTTTAAAtcggtcaagca
This window contains:
- the LOC139971557 gene encoding fatty acid-binding protein 2, liver-like; this encodes MPDLNGSFKVAGFDGLKAVLDKFGVPEEKRDPAKLQGATVTIKQDGNNFAITTTGGLGQVGTNTFSVPGPYSTELFGRAVKGNSAWEGDALVMRGEGGAVMKREIVGNQLIYTVEFGGVSGKIMMDRA